The sequence ACTTCTACAAATCGCCCTGCTATTCTTTGTTTCAGAAATTGAAAAAGGAGGACAGACGATGGGATCTGCTGTAAGAACTAAAAAATTACGGATCGGCGGGATGACCTGTATCAGCTGTCAAAATAAAATTGAAAAAAAATTGCGCAACACGGCTGGAATCGAAAAAGCAGAAGTAAGTTACAGCGCTGGAACTGCTGTTATCACCTTTGATACGGATATTATTTCGTATAAAAGCATTGTAGGGATTATTGAAGGTCTGGATTACAAGGTATTAACAGATCATGAAAAGCAGGGACCGGATAGCAGTCGGGTCATAGGAATCCTGCTTATCATTGTTTCCTTATATATGCTGATCCAGCAGTTCGGTCTTTTAAACCTGCTTGCGCCCAGCCAGCTGGCAGACGAAAAGATGAGTTATGGAATGCTGTTTGTCATCGGCCTGGTTACATCCGTTCATTGCGTGGCAATGTGCGGCGGAATCAATCTGTCCCAGTGCATTCCAAAAAGCGGAGATGCTGTCTCAGAAAAGAGCCGTTTTTCTACATTCCGGCCAACTTTTCTTTATAACCTGGGACGGGTGATCTCTTACACTGCGGTAGGCTTCCTGGTGGGAGCGCTGGGTTCGGTGGTTACGTTCTCAAATACTCTTCAGGGAGTATTAAAGCTGGCAGCCGGAGTGTTTATGGTCATTATGGGCATAAACATGCTGGGGATTTTCCCGTGGCTGCGCAGGCTGAATCCGAGAATGCCTCAAATATTTGCGAGAAAAATTGACAAAGAAAAATCAAAAAGCAGCAGTCCTCTGATTGTGGGTCTGCTAAACGGCCTTATGCCATGCGGCCCCTTACAGGCGATGCAGATCTATGCATTGTCCACCGGAAGCCCCTTTTCCGGCGCGCTTTCCATGTTCCTGTTCAGCCTCGGCACCGTACCTCTGATGTTCGGACTTGGAGCACTTTCCTCAGCACTGGGAAAAAGGTTCACAAGCAAGGTCATGACAGTGGGAGCGGTTCTGGTTGTGGTACTGGGTATGTCCATGTTTTCCCAGGGGTTGAGTCTGTCAGGATTCCAGACACCGGACTTATTCTCAAGTGGCGGTAACAACGCCTATGCAGCCGGAGGGCAGGAGAAAAAGGAAGATATAAAAATAGAAGACGGAGTTCAGATCATAAACAGTACACTTTCTCCAGGTAGATATCCCAACATCAATGTTCAGAAAGGGATTCCGGTAAAATGGATCATCGATGCGCCCCAGGGAAGCGTAAACGGCTGTAACAACCGGATGATTATCCGGGATCTTGGCATTGAATATTCCTTTAAGACCGGAGAAAATGTCATTGAATTTACTCCTGAAAAAACAGGGAAGATCTCTTACAGCTGTTGGATGGGGATGATCCGTGGGTCCATTAATGTGTCGGAAGAAGGAGATGTAAAGAACAGCACAGGCTCTGATGGAGAGGGCGTATTAAAAGAATATGCGCCGGAAGAACCGGTAGCAGCCGGTTATACGATTCCAACGGATGAGATAGCAGTTGCGGAAGACGCCACGGATGAATACGGAAACAGCATTCAGAGAATAACGATGGAACTTACGGATGAAGGTTTTAAACCGGCAGCGGCAGTGGTGAAATCCGGTGTGGATGTGGAATGGAATATTATTGACAATACGTCTGGTGACACCTATGGAACCCTGCTTCTAGTTCCGGATTTTGCAACCCAGCTTCCTCTTGAAGAGGGAGAAAACAACCTGTATTTTACACCCGCAGGAAGCTTTGATTTTTCCACCGGGGACAATGCTTTTTATGGGTATATCAAGGTTGTGGATGATTTAGATAACTTAGATATGGATGCCATTAAGAAAGAAATAAGCAGTTTTAAGACTCTTATCTGGCCTGAAGATACCTTCCAGGGAGCCGGCGGTTCCTGCTGCGGATAAACACAGGGAATCGATCTGTTTCGGCTGAGGAAATCCCTTCCAGGGATACCTTTATGCCCTGGGAATAGGGAAAGGAAAGAGGAAAGGAGAATGGATTGATGAGTTTATTATTAAGTCACTGGCACTGCATACTCCCGGTCTTTGGTATTATCATAGCAATGTTTTTTATGGGAGACAAACAGAAAAAGAATTAACAAAGTATAAATTCAGGAGGACATTTACATGTTACAGAAATTTCAGAACGGATATGTCAAAAGAAACGGAAAGAAACGCAGTGGGCTTCCAATGAAGCTTGCACTACTGATGATAGCTGCCGTAGCCCTTACTGCATGCGCTCCCAAGAAAACGGCGGAGAAAACAGAATCAACCAAAGCAGCGGCAGAAAGTGCACAAAAGGTAGAGAATGGAGAGACCCTTGTAATTCCGGTAAAGGATATTTCAAGTACGGCCCAATTTTATCCGGTTGATGTAGACGGTACTCAGATGGAGGTCATTGCTGTCCAGGCTCCGGATGGAACGATCCGGACAGCGTTTAACACCTGCCAGGTATGCTATGATTCAGGAAGAGGATACTATAAGCAGGATGGAGATGTTCTTGTGTGCCAGAACTGTGGAAACCGTTTTCCTATGAACCGGGTAGAAGTGGAGGCAGGCGGCTGCAATCCCTGGCCTATTTTTGACAAGGAAAAGACCGTGACAGACGAGTCCATCACGATCTCTTATGATTTCCTTAAGGAATCCAAGGAGATATTTGCTAACTGGAAAGCTTCTTATTAAAAATCTTTCGTGGGGAATTTCATGGAGCAGCTTACGGTAAGGCCATTCTGCCTTAAGTAATCTGCTCCCCAATTATACATGGTTTCCAGAATAGGACGGATACTGTTTCCAAGATCCGAAAGCATATACTCTACCTTTGGCGGCACTACCGGATATACGGTACGGATAATCAGATGATCTTCCTCCAGTTCCCGCAGCTGCTGGGTGAGCATTTTGGGTGTTGCCTGGGGAATGAGCTTGCGAAGTTCTCCAAACCGAAGGGTATTGTTAATTAAGTGCCATAAGATGAGGGCTTTGTATTTCCCTCCGATCATATCCAATGTGGCATCTACGGGGCAATGATAAGTTGTGCAGTCGCTGTTCATTTAAAATCTCCTCCCTTAGTATCGTTTTGGGTACTATAACACAAAAAAGTGCATACTTGCAAATTTCGCAATTAGTGCCATAATAATAACATGAGTACTCGAAAAATACAAGATAACAGGATAGCATATTTTTGGAGGCCATGGAAAAAACTAGTATTATTGTGATCTTTGCCGACGCCGGAGGGGACGCCCAAAGGAAGGGGCAGTAAAAAATAGTGAGGTGAATCAGAATGGAAAGTCAAATTTTAAATATAAGGGGCATGACCTGTGCAGCCTGTGCGCAGAGAATTGAAAAAACAGTGCGGAAGCTTTCCGGTATCAGCCAGGCGAATGTAAATCTGGCAAGTGAAAAGCTGTTTGTGGAATATGACAGCAGTGCCCTTGAACTTTCTGCGATTAAAGCAGCAGTATCAAAAATCGGATATGAAGTGGTGGAAAAATCCGAAAATGCCAATGTGACCATACCAATCGGCGGAATGACCTGTGCGGCCTGCGCGAAACGTATAGAAAAAGTTGTGGGAAAACTGGATGGTGTGATAAGTACATCGGTTAATTTTGCAACGGAAAAAGCTACGGTTGCCTACGATCCTCAGAAGGTCAGGATGTCTGCCATACGGGCAGCCATTGAAAAGGCAGGCTACAAGGCCCTGGAAGTAAATAAAGCAGATGCAGCGGATGAGGACCGGGCACGCAAGCAGCGGGAGATTAAGACCCTATGGACGAAGTTCATCGTATCTGCGGTGTTTTCCATACCCCTTCTCTACGTTGCCATGGCACCCATGATCAAGATCGTCAGTCTGCCTTTCCCGGCCGGGATCGCTCCCATGGAGTATCCCCTGATCTATGCTCTGGTGGAACTGCTGCTGGTGGTTCCGGTCATAGGCGTTGGATATAAATTCTATACCATTGGTTTTAAAGCCCTGTTTCAGAGAAGTCCAAACATGGATTCCCTGATCGCTATTGGAACTACGGCTGCTGTTCTTTACAGCATCTACAACACGTTCCAGATTGCAGAAGGACATTTTATGGCAGTGGATTCCCTGTATTATGAATCGGCGGGAGTTATCATCACCCTTATTCTGCTGGGAAAATCCCTGGAAGCAGTTTCAAAGGGAAGAACCAGTGAAGCGATCAAGAAGCTGATGGGCCTTGCGCCCAAGACAGCAATCATTCTTGAAGACGGCGTGGAAAAAGAGATTCCTATTGACGAAGTAGAAATCGGTGATATGATTTTAGTAAAGCCCGGCGAAAAGATCCCGGTAGACGGGATCGTGATAGGCGGCCATACTGCCATCGATGAATCCATGCTGACCGGTGAAAGCATGCCGGTGGATAAAAAAGAAGGGGATCAGGTTTATGCCGCTTCCCTTAACACCACAGGAACCATTCGGTTCAGAGCGGAAAAGATCGGCAGCGATACGGCCCTTGCTCAGATCATCAAGCTGGTAGAGGACGCTCAGGGCTCAAAGGCTCCAATCGCTCAGATGGCAGACATTGTTTCCGGATATTTCGTTCCGGTCGTTTGTGTGATTGCCCTGCTTTCCGGTATTGCCTGGTATATCGGCACCGCCGGAGACTTAAAGTTTGCACTTACCATATTTATTTCAGTTCTGGTTATCGCCTGCCCATGTGCCTTAGGTCTTGCGACACCTACTGCTATCATGGTTGGAACCGGAAAGGGTGCAGAAAACGGTATCCTGATCAAGGGCGGAGAGGCTCTTGAGACAGCCCATAAAATCAGTACGATCGTATTTGATAAAACAGGCACCATTACCGAAGGGAAACCGACGGTGACTGATGTACTGGCTGTAGAAGGGGTTTCCAAAGAACTGCTGCTTCAGCTTACGGCTTCAGCAGAAAAGGGCTCTGAGCATCCTCTGGGGCAGGCAATTGTCCACGGTGCGGAAGATGCCGGACTTTCCTTATCTGCAGCGGAACATTTTGAGTCCTTAACCGGACGGGGGATAGAAGCGAAGATAGACGGAGAAGATATCCTTGCCGGGAACCGGAAGCTGATGATGGAACGCAGCATTTCCTTAACAGGAATGGAGGAAGCGTCAGACCAGCTGGCCGGGGAAGGAAAAACACCGATGTATGTAGCCATTAACGGCAAGCTGGCAGGTATTGTAGCCGTTGCGGACGTTGTAAAGGAATCCAGCAGGGCTGCCATTGAACGCCTGCATAAGATGGGCATAGAAGTAGCCATGATTACCGGTGACAATAAGAGAACTGCAGAGGCTATTGCAAAACAGGTAGGAATCGACCGGGTATTGTCCGAGGTGCTTCCTCAGGATAAATCCGATGAGGTCAGGAAGCTGCAGGCCGAAGGCCGCAAGGTAGCCATGGTAGGTGACGGAATTAACGACGCTCCGGCTCTTGCCCAGGCGGATATCGGCATCGCAATCGGTTCCGGTACAGACGTAGCCATGGAATCCGCTGACATCGTTCTCATGCGTTCTGATTTAATGGATGTGCCCACGGCAATTAACTTAAGCAAGCAGACCATCCGAAATATCAAGCAAAATCTTTTCTGGGCCTTCGGTTATAATGTGATTGGAATCCCCATCGCTGCAGGGCTTTTACATCTGCTCTTTAACGGGCCGCTTCTTAACCCGATTTTTGCAGCAGCAGCCATGAGCTTAAGCTCAGTTTCCGTGCTGACGAATGCATTGCGGCTGAAACGATTCAAACCAACCACAGGAACGAGGTGAACCGGATATGAACAAAAATGGAAAATTAATTGCAGCGGTGGGAGCCGCCGCAGTATTGGTGGCAGTGATCGTTGTAGCGGTTATACAGACAGCGGGGGGAAATCTGGATGTAGTCGGAAAACAATCTGCCACATCCTTTGAAACAATTTTAAATACGATTCCCGACAATGTGAAAGCTGACGAAATCAATGGAGGCTGGTCCTTAACTGCCCCGGATGGCGGTGTACGCTTTATCTGGAGCGGAGATTACAGCCAGAGCCCACTTCATGATGTAATGCTGGAGCTTGATGCGGCCCCATTTACCGATGCAGGGCTTGATACGGATAAACTGCCGGATAATTATGCAGCCTATGATGGAATGCTGATGGTAGGAACAAAGCTCGGAACTGAAAAACCGGTTTCTGAGGGAGAGGCAACTCCTCTTGCTGCCTATGAGCAGATCGTAAATAAGCACCGCAGCTTTATCAACTACCATATGGACATGGATCACTATGGGGTAAAGCTGGGAGACGGCAATATGTTTGAATGGGCAAAAAATATGGAAACAAATACCGTGAAAAACCTAGATCAGGATAAGGACATTGTTTTTGTATTAAATCCCGAACCTCTCATTGCAGCCGGTGTTGATCCGGAAAAAGTGGAAGGCTGGGTATATGCCCCGGTTTCAGTAATGGAAGGCGGAAAGACTTTAGAGGTTTATAAATTATTAAAACCCTTTAATTTAAAATAAAAATATAACGGAGGTAACTCAAATGGCAAAATCAGTTATAAATGTAGATGGAATGGCATGTGAACACTGTGTAAAGGCGATCACAAATGCGGTTGGTGCTTTATCAGGCGTATCCGGTGTTTCGGTGGACCTGGAAGCAAAAACCGTAACCGTGGATCATGACCCGGATCAGGCATCCGTAGATAAGATTAAAGCTGAGATTGAAGATCAGGGCTATGATATCATTTAGCAGTAAGTAAAGAGGACGGGAACCGCACAATTGAGCGGTTCCCGCCTTTCGCGTTTTAATTTCTATTAGATAGAGGTGCTAAAATGCTTAAAAGCAGCAAAAATGTATTGGTTGTAGATGATGAACCTAAAATACTGGAGGTTGTCTGTCTGCTTTTGGAAAGCAAGGGATTCCGCACATTCCCTGCCGAAAACGGCAGGAAAGCCCTGGAGATATTTGATTCGGAAAATATTTCTCTTGTTATTCTGGATCTTATGATGCCGGATATCTCAGGAGAAGAGGTGTGCATTGCTAT is a genomic window of Lacrimispora sphenoides containing:
- a CDS encoding urease accessory protein UreH domain-containing protein; this translates as MGSAVRTKKLRIGGMTCISCQNKIEKKLRNTAGIEKAEVSYSAGTAVITFDTDIISYKSIVGIIEGLDYKVLTDHEKQGPDSSRVIGILLIIVSLYMLIQQFGLLNLLAPSQLADEKMSYGMLFVIGLVTSVHCVAMCGGINLSQCIPKSGDAVSEKSRFSTFRPTFLYNLGRVISYTAVGFLVGALGSVVTFSNTLQGVLKLAAGVFMVIMGINMLGIFPWLRRLNPRMPQIFARKIDKEKSKSSSPLIVGLLNGLMPCGPLQAMQIYALSTGSPFSGALSMFLFSLGTVPLMFGLGALSSALGKRFTSKVMTVGAVLVVVLGMSMFSQGLSLSGFQTPDLFSSGGNNAYAAGGQEKKEDIKIEDGVQIINSTLSPGRYPNINVQKGIPVKWIIDAPQGSVNGCNNRMIIRDLGIEYSFKTGENVIEFTPEKTGKISYSCWMGMIRGSINVSEEGDVKNSTGSDGEGVLKEYAPEEPVAAGYTIPTDEIAVAEDATDEYGNSIQRITMELTDEGFKPAAAVVKSGVDVEWNIIDNTSGDTYGTLLLVPDFATQLPLEEGENNLYFTPAGSFDFSTGDNAFYGYIKVVDDLDNLDMDAIKKEISSFKTLIWPEDTFQGAGGSCCG
- a CDS encoding DUF2318 domain-containing protein, which codes for MLQKFQNGYVKRNGKKRSGLPMKLALLMIAAVALTACAPKKTAEKTESTKAAAESAQKVENGETLVIPVKDISSTAQFYPVDVDGTQMEVIAVQAPDGTIRTAFNTCQVCYDSGRGYYKQDGDVLVCQNCGNRFPMNRVEVEAGGCNPWPIFDKEKTVTDESITISYDFLKESKEIFANWKASY
- a CDS encoding winged helix-turn-helix transcriptional regulator → MNSDCTTYHCPVDATLDMIGGKYKALILWHLINNTLRFGELRKLIPQATPKMLTQQLRELEEDHLIIRTVYPVVPPKVEYMLSDLGNSIRPILETMYNWGADYLRQNGLTVSCSMKFPTKDF
- a CDS encoding heavy metal translocating P-type ATPase, translated to MESQILNIRGMTCAACAQRIEKTVRKLSGISQANVNLASEKLFVEYDSSALELSAIKAAVSKIGYEVVEKSENANVTIPIGGMTCAACAKRIEKVVGKLDGVISTSVNFATEKATVAYDPQKVRMSAIRAAIEKAGYKALEVNKADAADEDRARKQREIKTLWTKFIVSAVFSIPLLYVAMAPMIKIVSLPFPAGIAPMEYPLIYALVELLLVVPVIGVGYKFYTIGFKALFQRSPNMDSLIAIGTTAAVLYSIYNTFQIAEGHFMAVDSLYYESAGVIITLILLGKSLEAVSKGRTSEAIKKLMGLAPKTAIILEDGVEKEIPIDEVEIGDMILVKPGEKIPVDGIVIGGHTAIDESMLTGESMPVDKKEGDQVYAASLNTTGTIRFRAEKIGSDTALAQIIKLVEDAQGSKAPIAQMADIVSGYFVPVVCVIALLSGIAWYIGTAGDLKFALTIFISVLVIACPCALGLATPTAIMVGTGKGAENGILIKGGEALETAHKISTIVFDKTGTITEGKPTVTDVLAVEGVSKELLLQLTASAEKGSEHPLGQAIVHGAEDAGLSLSAAEHFESLTGRGIEAKIDGEDILAGNRKLMMERSISLTGMEEASDQLAGEGKTPMYVAINGKLAGIVAVADVVKESSRAAIERLHKMGIEVAMITGDNKRTAEAIAKQVGIDRVLSEVLPQDKSDEVRKLQAEGRKVAMVGDGINDAPALAQADIGIAIGSGTDVAMESADIVLMRSDLMDVPTAINLSKQTIRNIKQNLFWAFGYNVIGIPIAAGLLHLLFNGPLLNPIFAAAAMSLSSVSVLTNALRLKRFKPTTGTR
- the copZ gene encoding copper chaperone CopZ, producing MAKSVINVDGMACEHCVKAITNAVGALSGVSGVSVDLEAKTVTVDHDPDQASVDKIKAEIEDQGYDII